The nucleotide window AAGTTATCTGCTGGAGCTGAAGCCGGAGTTGATCTGCGATGCGGACGATCTGGAAGCGTTACTCAGCGTGGATGCGCTGGTGATCACGCTTCCTGCCAGCCGTACGGCTGAAGGGGGAGAGAGTTATATGCTGGCCGTTCAGCAAATTGTCGACAGCGCCCTGGCCCGCGCTGTTCCAAGGATCATTTTTACCAGTTCAACCTCGGTCTATGGCAGTGGTTCTGGCGTGATGAAAGAGAGCGCGCCGCTGGAGCCGCAAACTATCGCCGGCAAAACGTTAAAAGAGCTGGAGGAGTGGCTGCATCATCTTCCGCATACCTCGGTGGACATCCTGCGTCTTTCCGGGCTGGTGGGGCCTGGACGCCATCCGGGACGCTTTCTGGCAGGAAAAACGGATCTTGCCGACGGCAGTCATGGCGTTAATCTGGTGCATCTGGAAGATGTGGTCGCCGCGATTTCCCTGCTTCTGCAAACACCCAAAGGCGGCCATATCTATAACCTCAGCGCACCAGAGCACCCGGCACGCAGCGAATTCTATCCAGCGGTGGCGCGCCAGTTGGAGCTGACGCCGCCAACGTTTCGCCAGCAAGCGGACGGTGACAGAGGCAAGCTGATCGATGGCAGCAAAATTTGTCGCGATCTGGGCTTCGAGTATC belongs to Erwinia pyri and includes:
- a CDS encoding SDR family oxidoreductase, with the translated sequence MKKVAIVGLGWLGMPLGLSLTAHGWQVLGSKTTQDGVDAARMCGIESYLLELKPELICDADDLEALLSVDALVITLPASRTAEGGESYMLAVQQIVDSALARAVPRIIFTSSTSVYGSGSGVMKESAPLEPQTIAGKTLKELEEWLHHLPHTSVDILRLSGLVGPGRHPGRFLAGKTDLADGSHGVNLVHLEDVVAAISLLLQTPKGGHIYNLSAPEHPARSEFYPAVARQLELTPPTFRQQADGDRGKLIDGSKICRDLGFEYQYPDPAKMPLL